Proteins co-encoded in one Methylobacterium sp. WL1 genomic window:
- the purH gene encoding bifunctional phosphoribosylaminoimidazolecarboxamide formyltransferase/IMP cyclohydrolase, producing the protein MAHDQVRVSRALLSVSDKAGLVDFARALHARGIALVSTGGTHRALQEAGLPVTEVADLTGFPEMMDGRVKTLHPAVHGGLLAIRDNPEHQAALAAHGIGAIDLLVVNLYPFEATIAADKPEADCIENIDVGGPAMIRAAAKNHADVAVVTDVSDYPAVLAALEQTGGAIGSELRRHLAQKAFARTAAYDAAIANWMAVQFGTETPGQFRAFGGALAQGLRYGENPHQSAAFYRAPGKVRAGVATARQLQGKELSYNNFNDTDAAYECVAEFDPARAAAVAIIKHANPCGVSEGASLLEAYERALSCDPTSAFGGIVALNRTLDAEAARRIVEIFTEVIIAPDATPEAAAIVAAKKNLRLLLAGSLPDPRAPGETVRTLSGGLLVQGRDAVVVDDMPLTVVTKRAPSEAELADLRFAYRVAKHVKSNAIVYAKGGATVGIGAGQMSRVDSSRIAAWKAAEGAKRLGLADSLAVGSVVASDAFFPFADGLLAAAEAGATAVIQPGGSMRDAEVIAAADEAGLAMVFTGHRHFRH; encoded by the coding sequence ATGGCGCACGATCAGGTGCGGGTCTCCCGCGCGCTCCTCTCGGTCTCGGACAAGGCCGGCCTCGTCGATTTCGCCCGGGCACTGCATGCCCGCGGCATTGCGCTGGTCTCGACCGGCGGCACCCATCGCGCCCTTCAGGAGGCCGGCCTGCCGGTCACCGAGGTCGCCGACCTGACCGGCTTCCCCGAGATGATGGACGGGCGGGTGAAGACCCTGCACCCGGCGGTGCATGGCGGCCTGCTCGCCATCCGCGACAATCCCGAGCACCAGGCCGCGCTCGCCGCCCACGGCATCGGGGCCATCGACCTGCTGGTGGTGAACCTCTACCCGTTCGAGGCGACTATCGCGGCCGACAAGCCGGAGGCCGACTGCATCGAGAACATCGACGTCGGCGGCCCGGCGATGATTCGCGCGGCCGCCAAGAACCACGCCGACGTCGCGGTCGTCACCGACGTCTCGGATTACCCCGCGGTGCTGGCGGCGCTGGAGCAGACCGGCGGCGCCATCGGGTCCGAACTGCGCCGGCATCTGGCCCAGAAGGCCTTCGCCCGCACCGCCGCCTACGACGCCGCCATCGCCAACTGGATGGCGGTCCAGTTCGGCACCGAGACGCCCGGCCAGTTCCGCGCCTTCGGGGGCGCGCTGGCGCAGGGCCTGCGCTACGGCGAGAACCCGCACCAGTCGGCCGCCTTCTACCGGGCGCCCGGGAAGGTCCGGGCCGGCGTCGCGACCGCGCGCCAGCTGCAGGGCAAGGAGCTGTCCTACAACAACTTCAACGACACCGATGCCGCCTACGAGTGCGTCGCCGAGTTCGATCCGGCCCGCGCCGCCGCGGTGGCGATCATCAAGCACGCCAATCCCTGCGGCGTCTCCGAGGGGGCGAGCCTGCTCGAAGCCTACGAGCGGGCGCTGAGCTGCGACCCGACCTCGGCCTTCGGCGGCATCGTCGCGCTGAACCGGACGCTCGACGCGGAGGCCGCCCGCCGGATCGTCGAGATCTTCACCGAGGTGATCATCGCCCCGGACGCGACCCCGGAGGCCGCCGCGATCGTGGCTGCCAAGAAGAACCTGCGCCTCCTGCTGGCCGGCAGCCTGCCCGACCCGCGGGCACCGGGCGAGACCGTGCGCACCTTGTCCGGCGGGCTGCTGGTCCAAGGCCGGGACGCAGTCGTGGTCGACGACATGCCGCTCACGGTCGTGACCAAGCGCGCGCCGAGCGAGGCCGAATTGGCCGACCTCCGCTTCGCCTACCGGGTCGCCAAGCACGTGAAGTCGAACGCCATCGTGTACGCCAAGGGCGGCGCTACGGTAGGAATCGGGGCGGGCCAGATGTCCCGGGTCGATTCCTCGCGCATCGCCGCCTGGAAGGCCGCCGAGGGTGCCAAGCGCCTGGGGCTCGCCGACAGCCTGGCGGTGGGATCCGTCGTGGCCTCGGACGCCTTTTTCCCGTTCGCCGACGGCCTGCTGGCCGCGGCCGAGGCGGGGGCGACGGCGGTGATCCAGCCGGGCGGCTCCATGCGCGACGCCGAGGTGATCGCGGCCGCCGACGAGGCGGGCTTGGCCATGGTGTTCACCGGCCACCGTCACTTCCGTCACTGA
- a CDS encoding heparinase II/III family protein yields MAWGPDRWRFYRLVGREAARTLRAVGASLTASPDILTRMRVTGLVIAPQDLRTSDATFADDIYSGLFVFAGRSLAASGGSPFDYAAPSPEWADELYGFGWLRHLRAADTALARANARAFVADFIAGRGDAALARHTPVAARRLISFLCQSPLVLEGADHTFYQNFLKAIARNAQQLERDLRRGVPPQWRLSAAVALCYAGLCCDGIQPILRRATRILSRELDRQILTDGGHRSRDPRYAMELLLDLLPLRQSYLSRSVEPPAALLRAVDRMLPLLRLLRHPDASLSHFNGMGATDADHLATLLVYDGALARPMMHAPNSGYERLEGGRVIVVADVGKSPPLPYSLNAGAGCLAFEMSSGPQRIVVNCGLPASGPDLRLLARSTPAHSTASVADASSCRFLTATGWWGERLAAAWLIRRRGAVVLRGPAAVASERVEEADSVMLAARHDGYAPDFGIVHERRWQLFPTNTRLEGRDAFLRQGKARVRGHDVAIRFHLHPGIAVRGVPDGLELASALGEVWVFRASAAEIAIEESVYFSGLTGPRRTDQIVLYLRVSDDVEVRWSFERLASAPMRGAIAP; encoded by the coding sequence GTGGCTTGGGGGCCTGACCGCTGGCGCTTTTATCGGCTCGTGGGGCGCGAGGCCGCGCGGACCCTCCGTGCCGTCGGCGCCAGCCTGACCGCCTCGCCCGACATCCTGACGCGGATGCGCGTAACCGGGCTGGTGATCGCCCCGCAGGACCTGCGCACCTCCGACGCGACCTTCGCGGACGACATCTATTCCGGCCTGTTCGTCTTCGCCGGACGCTCGCTGGCGGCGAGCGGCGGCTCGCCCTTCGACTACGCGGCGCCTTCGCCGGAATGGGCCGATGAGCTCTACGGCTTCGGCTGGCTGCGCCACCTCCGGGCGGCCGACACCGCGCTCGCCCGGGCCAATGCCCGCGCCTTCGTGGCCGATTTCATCGCCGGCCGGGGCGATGCCGCGTTGGCCCGCCACACCCCGGTGGCGGCGCGGCGGCTGATCTCGTTCCTGTGCCAGTCGCCCCTCGTTCTCGAGGGCGCCGACCACACCTTCTACCAGAACTTCCTCAAGGCCATCGCGCGCAACGCCCAACAGCTCGAGCGCGACCTGCGGCGGGGCGTGCCGCCGCAATGGCGCCTGAGCGCCGCCGTGGCGCTCTGCTACGCCGGCCTGTGCTGCGACGGCATCCAGCCGATCCTGCGCCGGGCGACCCGCATCCTGTCGCGGGAGCTCGACCGGCAGATCCTGACCGACGGCGGCCACCGCTCCCGCGACCCGCGCTACGCCATGGAGCTGCTCCTCGATCTTCTGCCCCTGCGCCAGAGCTATCTCAGCCGCAGCGTCGAGCCGCCGGCCGCGCTGCTGCGGGCGGTGGACCGGATGCTGCCGCTGCTGCGGCTCCTGCGCCACCCGGACGCCTCGCTCAGCCACTTCAACGGCATGGGCGCCACCGATGCCGACCATCTCGCGACGCTCCTGGTCTACGACGGCGCGCTCGCCCGGCCGATGATGCACGCGCCGAATTCCGGCTACGAGCGCCTGGAGGGCGGCCGGGTCATCGTGGTCGCCGATGTCGGCAAGAGCCCGCCGCTGCCCTACTCGCTCAACGCCGGAGCGGGCTGCCTCGCCTTCGAGATGTCGAGCGGGCCGCAGCGCATCGTGGTCAATTGCGGCCTGCCCGCCAGCGGGCCGGACCTGCGCCTGCTGGCCCGCTCCACGCCGGCCCATTCCACCGCCAGCGTCGCCGACGCGTCCTCGTGCCGATTCCTCACCGCGACCGGGTGGTGGGGCGAGCGCCTGGCGGCCGCGTGGCTGATTCGCCGGCGCGGCGCCGTGGTCCTGCGCGGTCCCGCCGCCGTCGCGTCCGAGCGGGTCGAGGAGGCCGACAGCGTGATGCTCGCCGCCCGGCACGACGGCTACGCCCCGGATTTCGGCATCGTGCACGAGCGGCGCTGGCAGCTGTTCCCCACGAATACCCGGCTCGAAGGCCGGGACGCGTTCCTGCGCCAGGGCAAGGCCCGGGTGCGCGGCCACGACGTGGCGATCCGCTTCCACCTGCATCCCGGCATCGCCGTGCGCGGGGTGCCGGATGGGCTCGAACTGGCCTCCGCGCTGGGCGAGGTCTGGGTGTTCCGGGCGTCGGCCGCGGAGATCGCGATCGAGGAGAGCGTGTACTTTTCCGGCCTGACCGGGCCGCGCCGTACCGACCAGATCGTTCTGTATCTGCGCGTCTCCGACGACGTCGAGGTGCGCTGGAGCTTCGAGCGCCTGGCTTCGGCGCCGATGCGGGGCGCCATCGCGCCCTGA
- a CDS encoding metal ABC transporter substrate-binding protein, translating into MRGTVRLAWLAGLALWLGVSTPARAAPDGEKVRAVASFSILGDLVRAVGGPHVAVTTLVGPDSDAHGFSPSPADAKKLAGADIVFVNGLGLEGWLDRLIRASGTRAPVVVVSAGVKTIAAVDDHAHAEDGHDHGAHAVDPHAWQSVANVRIYVANIRDGLAKVDPAHADAYRSAAEAYTAELDRLDTAVRQAVEKIPPANRRIITTHDAFGYFADAYGLRFIAPQGVSTDSEASPRDVATIIRQIRRDKVPAVFLENISDPRQMELIAREGGARIGGKVYSDALSGSDGPAATYLDMMRSNLRAFDAALAPG; encoded by the coding sequence GTGCGCGGGACGGTTCGGTTGGCGTGGCTCGCGGGCCTCGCCCTGTGGCTCGGCGTGTCTACCCCGGCCCGGGCGGCCCCGGACGGCGAGAAGGTCCGCGCGGTGGCGAGCTTCTCGATCCTGGGCGACCTCGTGCGCGCGGTCGGCGGGCCTCACGTGGCGGTGACCACCCTGGTCGGCCCGGATTCCGACGCGCACGGCTTCAGCCCGTCTCCGGCCGACGCCAAGAAGCTCGCAGGAGCCGACATCGTGTTCGTCAACGGCCTCGGTCTGGAGGGCTGGCTCGACAGGCTGATCCGGGCCTCCGGCACCCGCGCCCCGGTCGTCGTCGTCTCCGCAGGGGTGAAGACCATCGCGGCCGTAGACGATCACGCGCATGCGGAGGACGGGCACGACCACGGCGCCCACGCGGTCGATCCGCATGCCTGGCAGAGCGTGGCCAACGTGCGGATCTACGTCGCCAACATCCGCGACGGCCTGGCGAAGGTCGATCCGGCCCATGCCGACGCCTACCGGTCGGCTGCTGAGGCCTACACGGCGGAGCTCGATCGTCTCGACACGGCGGTGCGACAGGCCGTGGAGAAGATCCCCCCGGCAAACCGCCGGATCATCACCACCCACGATGCGTTCGGCTACTTCGCCGACGCCTACGGGCTGCGCTTCATCGCGCCCCAGGGCGTGTCCACCGACAGCGAGGCGAGCCCCCGGGACGTCGCGACGATCATCCGGCAGATCCGCCGGGACAAGGTGCCGGCGGTGTTCCTCGAGAACATCAGCGATCCGCGCCAGATGGAGCTGATCGCGCGGGAGGGCGGCGCCCGGATCGGCGGCAAGGTCTATTCGGACGCCCTGTCTGGTTCGGACGGGCCGGCGGCGACCTACCTGGACATGATGCGCTCGAACCTGCGGGCGTTCGACGCGGCCCTGGCCCCGGGCTGA
- a CDS encoding Spy/CpxP family protein refolding chaperone, with the protein MSGRLSAALLVTGVLGLGLVGAAAAHDRSADGARGHGRWSALTPEDRAAFADARIAGLHAGLKLNPDQEKLWPPVEAALRDMVKLRQDRRAAMRDRPKIADDAPAALRAMADATTARGEALRKLADASQPLYASLDEGQKRRAMILARPMGGHRHGGWHHHRDGERGPGGDDR; encoded by the coding sequence ATGTCTGGACGTTTGAGTGCCGCCCTTCTCGTCACCGGTGTTCTCGGCCTAGGCCTCGTCGGCGCCGCCGCAGCGCATGACCGCAGTGCCGACGGCGCGCGGGGCCACGGGCGTTGGAGCGCCCTGACCCCTGAGGATCGGGCCGCCTTCGCGGATGCCCGGATCGCCGGCCTGCATGCCGGGCTGAAGCTCAATCCCGACCAAGAGAAGCTGTGGCCGCCGGTGGAGGCCGCCCTGCGCGACATGGTGAAATTGCGCCAGGATCGGCGCGCGGCAATGCGCGATCGCCCGAAGATCGCCGACGACGCGCCGGCCGCCCTGCGGGCGATGGCAGACGCGACGACCGCCCGGGGCGAGGCCCTGCGCAAGCTCGCCGATGCCTCGCAGCCGCTCTACGCGAGCCTCGACGAAGGCCAGAAGCGGCGCGCGATGATCCTCGCCCGCCCGATGGGCGGCCATCGCCACGGCGGCTGGCATCACCACCGCGACGGCGAGCGCGGCCCTGGCGGCGACGACCGCTGA
- a CDS encoding ABC transporter ATP-binding protein — translation MARLPGDTVPLLARLWRTWLYPHRGTLAVVLVLIALVGGSTGLYPALIKAAFDAFDRKDAAAIAYGPLVVIVVTALRGFSLFGQTVLTNRVVTRVEADMQAALYGHLIDSDLAQLGRESPAALTQRFTTDFAFIKEALTRISTVLLRDIAMLIGLVAALVWMDPVLTLVAGLTVPFVAGPIGRIGKKLRRVSTTTQEQMGATASLISESLQGARVAKTYAMEGYLKGRAAQALDEVRRLKMKAANARGRLDPLLEVGGGIAVAGVLVLVGQRVLSGERTVGDFTGYVAALLLAAQPARALGNLNAILQEAAAALRRYFDVMDEAPQIREASDAAPLVVTAGEIRFAGVQFRYRPDAPALEGIDLTVPAGAATALVGRSGSGKSSLLNLVPRLYDVTAGRVTIDGQDVRAVTLASLRAAVAVVSQEVVLFDDTIAVNIGFGRPGASRSEIEAAARAAAAHDFVTALPEGYDFRVGPAGNRLSGGERQRIALARAFLKDAPILLLDEATSALDSESERLVQAALTRLMRGRTTLVIAHRLSTVREADRIAVMEAGRVIETGRHDDLIAAGGAYARLHRMQLSDPTPTA, via the coding sequence ATGGCGCGCCTGCCCGGCGACACCGTCCCCCTCCTCGCCCGGCTGTGGCGCACTTGGCTCTATCCCCACCGCGGGACGCTCGCCGTCGTGCTGGTGCTGATCGCGCTGGTGGGCGGCTCGACCGGGCTGTACCCGGCCCTGATCAAGGCCGCCTTCGACGCCTTCGACCGCAAGGACGCGGCGGCGATCGCCTACGGGCCGCTCGTCGTGATCGTGGTCACGGCGCTGCGCGGGTTCTCCCTGTTCGGCCAGACGGTGCTGACCAACCGGGTCGTGACCCGGGTCGAGGCCGACATGCAGGCGGCGCTCTATGGCCACCTGATCGACTCCGACCTCGCCCAGCTCGGCCGCGAGAGCCCAGCTGCGCTGACCCAGCGCTTCACCACCGATTTCGCCTTCATCAAGGAGGCGCTGACCCGCATCTCCACGGTCCTGCTGCGCGACATCGCGATGCTGATCGGCCTCGTGGCGGCGCTGGTCTGGATGGACCCGGTGCTGACGCTCGTCGCCGGCCTCACGGTGCCGTTCGTGGCCGGCCCGATCGGTCGGATCGGCAAGAAGCTCCGGCGGGTCTCGACCACCACCCAGGAGCAGATGGGCGCCACCGCCAGCCTGATCTCCGAGAGCCTGCAGGGCGCCCGGGTCGCCAAGACCTACGCCATGGAGGGCTACCTCAAGGGCCGGGCCGCGCAGGCGCTGGACGAGGTGCGCCGCCTCAAGATGAAGGCCGCCAACGCCCGCGGGCGCCTCGACCCGCTGCTGGAGGTGGGCGGCGGCATCGCGGTGGCGGGGGTTCTGGTGCTGGTCGGGCAGCGGGTGCTGTCCGGCGAGCGGACGGTCGGCGATTTCACCGGTTACGTGGCGGCGCTCCTGCTCGCCGCCCAGCCGGCCCGGGCACTGGGCAACCTCAACGCCATCCTGCAGGAGGCGGCGGCGGCGTTGCGGCGCTATTTCGACGTGATGGACGAGGCACCCCAGATCCGCGAGGCGTCGGATGCGGCGCCGCTCGTCGTCACTGCGGGGGAGATCCGGTTCGCGGGCGTGCAGTTCCGCTACCGCCCGGACGCCCCGGCGCTGGAGGGGATCGACCTCACGGTCCCCGCCGGCGCCGCCACCGCGCTGGTCGGGCGCTCGGGCTCCGGTAAGTCCTCGCTGCTCAACCTCGTGCCGCGGCTCTACGACGTCACCGCCGGCCGGGTGACCATCGACGGGCAGGACGTGCGCGCCGTGACGCTCGCTTCCCTGCGGGCCGCCGTGGCGGTGGTCTCGCAGGAGGTCGTGCTGTTCGACGACACGATCGCGGTCAATATCGGCTTCGGCCGCCCCGGGGCGAGCCGGTCCGAGATCGAGGCGGCCGCCCGCGCCGCGGCCGCCCACGACTTCGTGACCGCCCTGCCGGAGGGCTACGATTTCCGGGTCGGGCCGGCCGGCAACCGCCTCTCTGGCGGCGAGCGGCAGCGAATCGCCCTGGCCCGGGCCTTCCTGAAGGATGCGCCGATCCTGCTCCTCGACGAGGCGACCTCCGCGCTCGATTCGGAATCGGAGCGCCTCGTCCAGGCGGCGCTGACGCGTCTCATGCGCGGCCGCACCACCCTGGTCATCGCCCACCGCCTCTCGACGGTGCGGGAGGCCGACCGCATCGCCGTGATGGAGGCCGGCCGGGTGATCGAGACAGGGCGGCACGACGACCTGATCGCGGCCGGCGGCGCCTATGCCCGCCTGCACCGGATGCAGCTGTCGGATCCGACGCCGACCGCGTGA
- a CDS encoding branched-chain amino acid aminotransferase, whose product MSDLTFETQAHPARRTDAERAALMTNPGFGKVFTDHMVVARYSAGRGWYDARIQAREAIPLDPAAAVLHYAQEIFEGLKAYRTADGGAALFRPDANARRFRLSAERMAMAPFPEDAFVEAMRKLVEIDRAWIPDTPDGSLYLRPFMIANEAFLGVKPASEYLFITIASAVGSYFKDPTGTVTVWVSEHFTRAAPGGTGAAKCGGNYAASLAAQAEATRQGCEQVVFLDAAERRYIEELGGMNVFFVFADGTLQTPPLSDSILPGITRDSVITLAREAGLTVKEEPYTIDAWRTDVRAGRLTEAFACGTAAVITPIGTVKGREDNFTIGDAVAGPVARRLRGMLVDIQRGTTEDSHGWFQKVF is encoded by the coding sequence GTGAGCGACCTGACGTTCGAGACCCAAGCCCATCCCGCCCGCCGGACCGACGCCGAGCGGGCCGCGCTGATGACGAATCCGGGCTTCGGCAAGGTGTTCACCGACCACATGGTGGTGGCCCGGTACTCGGCCGGCCGCGGCTGGTACGACGCGCGGATCCAGGCGCGCGAGGCGATCCCGCTCGATCCCGCCGCCGCGGTGCTGCATTACGCGCAGGAGATCTTCGAAGGTCTCAAGGCCTACCGCACCGCCGATGGCGGCGCGGCCCTGTTCCGCCCCGATGCCAACGCCCGCCGCTTCCGACTCTCGGCCGAGCGCATGGCGATGGCGCCGTTCCCCGAGGACGCGTTCGTCGAGGCCATGCGCAAGCTGGTCGAGATCGACCGCGCCTGGATCCCCGACACGCCCGACGGCAGCCTCTATCTGCGGCCGTTCATGATCGCCAACGAGGCGTTCCTGGGCGTCAAGCCGGCCTCGGAATACCTGTTCATCACCATCGCCTCGGCGGTGGGCTCGTACTTCAAGGATCCGACCGGCACGGTTACGGTCTGGGTCTCCGAGCACTTCACCCGGGCGGCGCCGGGCGGCACCGGCGCCGCCAAGTGCGGCGGCAATTACGCCGCCAGCCTCGCCGCGCAGGCGGAGGCCACGCGCCAGGGCTGCGAGCAGGTGGTGTTCCTCGACGCGGCCGAGCGCCGCTACATCGAGGAGCTCGGTGGGATGAACGTGTTCTTCGTCTTCGCGGACGGCACGCTGCAAACCCCGCCGCTCTCCGACAGCATCCTGCCCGGCATCACCCGCGATTCGGTGATCACCCTGGCCCGGGAAGCCGGCCTCACCGTGAAGGAGGAGCCCTACACGATCGACGCCTGGCGCACCGACGTCCGCGCCGGCCGGCTCACCGAGGCCTTCGCCTGCGGCACCGCCGCGGTGATCACACCGATCGGCACCGTGAAGGGCCGCGAGGACAACTTCACCATCGGCGACGCGGTGGCGGGCCCGGTTGCGCGCCGGCTGCGCGGCATGCTGGTCGATATCCAGCGCGGCACCACCGAGGACTCGCACGGCTGGTTCCAGAAGGTCTTCTAG
- the oxlT gene encoding oxalate/formate MFS antiporter: MERQDSPSAKWWQLAFGVICMAMIANLQYGWTLFVDPIDQRYHWGRAAIQLAFTLFVATETWLVPVEAWFVDRYGPSLVVAFGGVMIALAWTIDAYADSLALLYLGAVVGGIGAGSVYGTCVGNALKWFPHRRGLAAGATAAGFGAGAAITVVPIARMIATSGYQDAFLYFGIGQGAIVLALAFLLRKPVSAAPIQRKSLRLPQTKVDRSPREAVRTPVFWVMYAMFVMVASGGLMAAAQIAPIAQDFHVAGVPVSLFGLQMAALTLAISLDRIFDGFGRPFFGYVSDHIGRENTMFIAFSTAALAVIVLLTYGHHPMVFVFATAVYFGVFGEIYSLFPATCGDTFGSKYAASNAGLLYTAKGTAAFLVPFASLLSAAYGWSAVFSLIIGLNVAAAALAIFLLRPLRARYLAEAEHPAALAVQPIRVV; the protein is encoded by the coding sequence ATGGAACGCCAGGATTCGCCGTCGGCGAAATGGTGGCAGCTCGCCTTCGGCGTGATCTGCATGGCCATGATCGCCAACCTGCAATACGGCTGGACGCTCTTCGTCGATCCCATCGACCAACGCTACCATTGGGGGCGGGCGGCGATCCAGCTCGCCTTCACGTTGTTCGTCGCCACCGAGACCTGGCTGGTGCCCGTGGAGGCCTGGTTCGTGGATCGCTACGGTCCGAGCCTCGTGGTCGCCTTCGGGGGCGTCATGATCGCCCTGGCCTGGACCATCGACGCCTACGCCGACAGCCTGGCGCTGCTCTACCTGGGCGCGGTGGTTGGCGGAATCGGCGCCGGCTCGGTCTACGGCACCTGCGTGGGCAACGCGCTGAAGTGGTTTCCGCATCGCCGCGGCCTGGCCGCCGGCGCCACCGCGGCCGGGTTCGGCGCGGGTGCGGCGATCACGGTCGTGCCGATCGCCCGGATGATCGCCACGAGCGGATACCAGGACGCGTTCCTGTATTTCGGGATCGGCCAGGGTGCGATCGTGCTCGCCCTCGCTTTCCTGCTGCGTAAACCCGTCTCCGCCGCCCCGATCCAGCGCAAGAGCCTGCGCCTGCCTCAGACGAAGGTCGACCGCAGCCCCCGCGAGGCGGTGCGCACGCCGGTCTTCTGGGTGATGTACGCGATGTTCGTCATGGTCGCCTCGGGCGGCCTGATGGCGGCGGCGCAGATCGCCCCGATCGCCCAGGACTTCCACGTGGCCGGCGTCCCGGTGAGCCTGTTCGGCCTCCAGATGGCGGCGCTGACCCTGGCGATCTCCCTGGACCGGATCTTCGACGGCTTCGGCCGGCCGTTCTTCGGCTACGTCTCCGACCATATCGGCCGCGAGAACACGATGTTCATCGCCTTCTCGACGGCGGCGCTCGCGGTGATCGTGCTCCTCACCTACGGCCACCACCCGATGGTGTTCGTGTTCGCCACCGCGGTCTATTTCGGGGTGTTCGGCGAGATCTACTCGCTGTTCCCGGCGACCTGCGGGGATACGTTCGGATCGAAATACGCCGCCAGCAATGCCGGCCTGCTCTACACCGCCAAGGGCACCGCGGCGTTCCTGGTGCCGTTCGCCAGCCTCCTGTCGGCGGCCTACGGCTGGTCGGCGGTGTTCTCGCTGATCATCGGGCTCAACGTCGCCGCCGCCGCGCTCGCGATCTTCCTGCTGCGGCCGCTGCGCGCCCGCTACCTCGCCGAGGCCGAGCATCCTGCGG